The following coding sequences lie in one Arachis ipaensis cultivar K30076 chromosome B05, Araip1.1, whole genome shotgun sequence genomic window:
- the LOC107643253 gene encoding vacuole membrane protein KMS1 — MGSETTAASSSEHSDMSISGLHDKHRLELENLTLTSQPFKTLKLFILAVIQYMKKTTLYLLAKGGWLMLFSVAVGTLSILLMALDGPHGKHREEVLEYFRFGLWWIALGVASSIGLGSGLHTFVLYLGPHIALFTIKATQCGRVDLKSAPYDTIQLKRGPSWLDKDCSEFGPPLFQSVYGSRVPLSRILTQVQLEAILWGLGTAIGELPPYFISRAARLSGSRVDAMEELDNEDKGILNQAKRWFLSHAQHLNFVTILVLASVPNPLFDLAGIMCGQFGIPFWEFFLATMIGKAIIKTHIQTIFIISVCNNQLLDWIENEFIWVLSHIPGFASVLPSVVANLHAMKDKYLKAPQPVSPKIQGKKWDLSFTSIWNTVVWLMLMNFFVKIVNATAQRYLKKQQDRELAALTEKSVSTDSDAQ, encoded by the exons AGAGCTAGAAAATTTGACACTAACCTCACAACCTTTCAAAACACTGAAACTCTTCATATTGGCTGTTATTCAATACATGAAGAAAACAACATTATATTTGTTGGCAAAAGGTGGGTGGCTCATGCTATTCAGTGTTGCGGTAGGGACTCTTAGCATATTGCTGATGGCCTTGGATGGTCCTCACGGGAAG CATCGTGAGGAGGTTCTTGAATATTTCCGCTTTGGACTGTGGTGGATTGCCCTTGGGGTTGCATCTTCAATTGGCCTAG GCTCTGGTTTGCACACATTTGTTCTATATTTGGGTCCACACATAGCACTGTTTACAATTAAAGCAACTCAATGTGGCAGAGTGGATTTGAAAAGTGCTCCATATGATACCATACAATTAAAAAGAGGTCCTTCTTGGCTTGATAAAGACTGTTCTGAATTTGGGCCACCATTGTTCCAGTCAGTGTATGGTTCAAGGGTTCCACTTAGCAGGATTTTGACTCAAGTTCAGTTGGAGGCCATTCTATGGGGTCTCGGAACTGCTATAGGGGAGCTTCCACCTTACTTTATCTCCAGGGCAG cacgCTTGTCTGGGAGTAGAGTGGATGCAATGGAAGAGTTGGATAACGAAGATAAAGGAATCCTGAATCAAGCCAAACGCTGGTTTCTTTCGCATGCTCAACATTTGAATTTCGTTACCATTCTTGTGCTTGCATCG GTGCCAAATCCTCTATTTGACCTTGCTGGCATCATGTGTGGACAATTTGGCATTCCGTTTTGGGAATTTTTTCTTGCGACCATGATTGGAAAGGCAATTATTAAAACTCACATACAG ACAATATTTATCATCTCAGTTTGCAATAATCAACTTCTTGACTGGATAGAGAATGAATTTATATGGGTTCTCAGTCATATACCCGGTTTTGCTTCAGTCCTGCCTAGCGTGGTGGCTAATCTCCATGCAATGAAAGATAAGTATCTGAAAGCACCCCAGCCAGTTTCCCCAAAAATTCAG GGGAAAAAGTGGGATTTGTCTTTTACATCAATCTGGAACACAGTGGTGTGGCTCATGCTCATGAACTTCTTTGTCAAGATTGTGAATGCAACAGCACAGAGGTATCTGAAGAAACAACAAGACAGAGAGCTCGCTGCATTAACGGAAAAGTCAGTCTCAACAGATTCAGATGCACAATGA